A genomic region of Deinococcus sp. KSM4-11 contains the following coding sequences:
- a CDS encoding bifunctional riboflavin kinase/FAD synthetase codes for MKTYVSPAQRPDTETVVAVGSFDGVHLGHQALIAQLKAKARQHRVPSVVYTFDPPTRVLMQGVEFLSTLPEKLDLLARYGVDEVVAVPFTTEFAARPKDAFLDDLRTLRPRTVVVGEDFHFGRGRAGGVDDLRLVAPEVVTLPMHQLGGEDIKSTRIREYLKEGDVAGAQRLLGRHYDAQGVVVQGDRLGRTIGFPTANISVPDGKALPLGVFAVVVIGDPSLPRGGRWHGVANVGFRPTVNGKARRFEVNVFDFNGDLYGQELQVKFFQYLRGEQKFGGLDELKAQIARDAQAARDALKDVR; via the coding sequence ATGAAGACCTACGTCTCCCCTGCCCAGCGGCCGGACACGGAGACGGTCGTGGCGGTGGGCTCCTTCGACGGCGTGCACCTGGGGCACCAGGCACTGATCGCGCAGCTCAAGGCGAAGGCGCGTCAGCACCGCGTGCCGAGCGTGGTGTACACCTTTGATCCTCCCACGCGTGTGCTGATGCAGGGCGTGGAGTTCCTCTCGACCCTGCCGGAGAAACTGGATCTGCTGGCCCGGTACGGCGTGGATGAGGTGGTGGCCGTGCCCTTCACGACAGAGTTCGCGGCGCGGCCGAAAGACGCCTTCCTGGACGACCTGCGCACGCTGCGACCCCGCACGGTTGTGGTGGGCGAGGATTTCCATTTCGGCCGGGGCCGGGCCGGGGGCGTGGACGACCTGCGGCTGGTCGCCCCCGAGGTCGTGACATTGCCCATGCACCAGCTGGGCGGTGAGGACATCAAGAGCACCCGGATCCGCGAGTACCTCAAGGAGGGTGACGTGGCGGGCGCGCAGCGGCTGCTGGGCCGCCACTACGACGCGCAGGGTGTGGTCGTGCAGGGCGACCGGCTGGGCCGCACCATCGGCTTCCCCACGGCCAACATCAGCGTGCCGGACGGCAAGGCGCTGCCGCTGGGCGTGTTCGCAGTGGTGGTGATCGGTGATCCGTCCCTGCCGCGAGGGGGCCGCTGGCATGGCGTGGCGAACGTGGGCTTCCGCCCGACCGTGAACGGCAAGGCGCGCCGCTTCGAGGTGAACGTCTTCGACTTCAACGGCGACCTGTACGGGCAGGAGTTGCAGGTCAAGTTCTTCCAGTACCTGCGCGGTGAGCAGAAGTTCGGTGGACTGGACGAACTGAAGGCCCAGATCGCGCGGGATGCCCAAGCGGCCAGGGACGCGCTGAAGGACGTGCGCTAG
- a CDS encoding DUF6174 domain-containing protein, with protein MSRRFAAALLALATLSVTPAHAGGGGAPVLPRACRDGYVRPDFAALTRQLQAAQARWTAAAVRDYTYDVHQIAAPVLFPDTRVTVRAGRAVATAILPGQEGAPNPLALKTIEARFDDLARTLAARRMTPCPEVRISFDPRLGYPTHLYSGMGDAGIMDGFGEWTLTKFKSSR; from the coding sequence ATGTCACGCCGATTCGCTGCTGCGCTGCTGGCCCTCGCCACCCTGAGCGTCACCCCCGCCCACGCCGGAGGTGGCGGCGCTCCCGTCCTGCCGCGTGCCTGCCGCGACGGTTATGTCCGCCCCGACTTCGCGGCCCTGACCCGGCAGCTCCAGGCCGCCCAGGCCCGCTGGACGGCCGCCGCGGTTCGCGACTACACCTACGACGTGCACCAGATTGCCGCGCCCGTGCTGTTCCCCGACACGCGCGTGACCGTCCGGGCAGGCCGCGCCGTGGCGACCGCGATCCTGCCCGGCCAGGAAGGCGCACCCAACCCGCTGGCCCTCAAGACCATCGAGGCGCGCTTCGACGACCTCGCCCGGACGCTGGCCGCGCGGCGGATGACGCCCTGCCCCGAGGTGCGGATCAGCTTCGATCCGCGCCTCGGCTACCCGACGCACCTGTACAGCGGCATGGGTGACGCCGGGATCATGGACGGCTTCGGCGAGTGGACGCTGACGAAGTTCAAATCCAGCCGCTGA
- a CDS encoding DUF6174 domain-containing protein produces the protein MRPYLPLIVCAALGLAGCGLPTSAKCVAGYVRSDTVALTRDLNAARVRWQAAGTANYTYVMQYTGFAPVQLLTVTIQAGQVTAVIPDGIQSLGTVEDMFARVAQQIDGVKTTDCLTVSATYDPADGHPSSLAWAIEQQAIADGFGGWRLTGFTPQP, from the coding sequence ATGCGCCCTTACCTGCCCTTGATCGTCTGCGCGGCGCTCGGCCTGGCAGGGTGCGGCCTGCCGACGTCGGCGAAGTGCGTGGCCGGATACGTGCGGTCCGATACGGTGGCCCTGACCCGCGACCTGAACGCCGCGCGGGTGCGCTGGCAGGCGGCGGGAACGGCGAACTATACGTACGTCATGCAGTACACCGGGTTTGCGCCGGTGCAGCTCCTCACCGTGACGATCCAGGCCGGGCAGGTCACGGCCGTCATCCCGGATGGCATTCAGAGTCTCGGCACCGTCGAGGACATGTTCGCCCGCGTCGCTCAGCAGATTGACGGCGTGAAGACGACGGACTGCCTGACGGTGAGCGCCACCTACGATCCGGCGGACGGGCATCCCTCTAGCCTGGCGTGGGCCATCGAGCAGCAGGCCATCGCGGACGGCTTTGGCGGCTGGCGCCTCACCGGGTTCACGCCGCAGCCCTGA
- a CDS encoding 1,4-dihydroxy-6-naphthoate synthase — MTSSSTLPDTLELGYSFCPNDTFIFHALHAGLVRGPLPVREVLEDVQTLNEWAVQGRLPMTKISYRAYFEVMEQYVALRAGGALGRGVGPLIVTRGSVDDLNGKVVASPGALTTAELLLRMVFPQVEVVRMRYDEVMPAVQRGEYQGQGVDAGLIIHESRFTFQNYGLTKRLDLGQWWEQDTGLPLPLGAILVRRDLPLDTQRGLNAAVRASLDYAYAHPDAARTYIRQHALEMSDAVMQAHIDLYVNEFSLDVGDEGERAVQELYRRAASLGAVRPGEQPLFVDV, encoded by the coding sequence ATGACGTCCTCCTCCACCCTGCCCGATACCCTGGAACTCGGGTATTCCTTCTGCCCGAACGATACCTTCATCTTCCACGCGCTGCACGCCGGGCTGGTGCGGGGGCCTCTGCCGGTGCGCGAGGTGCTGGAGGACGTGCAGACGCTGAACGAGTGGGCCGTCCAGGGCCGCCTGCCCATGACGAAGATCAGTTACCGCGCGTACTTCGAGGTGATGGAGCAGTACGTGGCCCTGCGGGCGGGCGGGGCACTGGGCCGGGGGGTGGGGCCGCTGATCGTCACCCGCGGGAGCGTGGACGACCTGAATGGAAAGGTGGTGGCGTCGCCCGGCGCGCTGACCACCGCCGAGCTGCTGCTGCGGATGGTCTTTCCTCAGGTCGAGGTCGTCAGGATGCGCTACGACGAGGTCATGCCGGCCGTGCAGCGCGGCGAATATCAGGGTCAGGGTGTGGACGCCGGGCTGATCATCCACGAGTCGCGCTTCACCTTCCAGAACTACGGCCTGACGAAGCGCCTTGACCTGGGCCAGTGGTGGGAACAGGACACCGGCCTGCCCCTGCCCCTGGGCGCAATCCTGGTGCGGCGTGACCTGCCCCTCGACACCCAACGGGGTCTGAACGCGGCCGTGCGGGCCAGCCTGGACTATGCGTACGCGCATCCGGACGCGGCCCGGACGTACATCCGGCAGCACGCGCTGGAGATGTCGGACGCGGTCATGCAGGCGCATATCGACCTGTACGTAAACGAGTTCAGTCTGGATGTGGGCGACGAGGGGGAACGGGCGGTGCAGGAGCTGTACCGCCGCGCGGCCAGTCTGGGTGCGGTTCGTCCGGGTGAACAGCCGCTCTTCGTAGACGTCTGA
- a CDS encoding ABC transporter ATP-binding protein yields MTATKPGAPAIPAVEVRGLYKRYGSTAVLEDVHMIVRAGEVYALTGPNGAGKTTLIRTMTGLAFPTDGEVRLLGRDVHSDGSRARAYLGAVVEAPAKFYPQLTGTQNLQVHANLSTMAPGGRRIGRERLREVMALLELTRMADRKVQEYSLGQRQRLGVASAILAEPKVLILDEPTSGLDPLGIGLIHRIVTSLATSGCAVILSTHHLREIATYAHTVGILTGGRLVDTVDLRARQAAYRFRVDDPVAAAAVLERLPFVRKVSTRTPYAIAHLGGESRVPDALAHLGAEGIRVFEASPDHFDLYEYYRERVEQA; encoded by the coding sequence GTGACGGCGACGAAACCAGGTGCACCGGCAATTCCAGCCGTAGAGGTGCGCGGCCTGTACAAGAGGTACGGATCCACCGCAGTTCTCGAGGATGTCCATATGATCGTCCGGGCGGGTGAGGTGTACGCCCTGACCGGCCCGAACGGTGCGGGGAAAACCACCTTGATCCGCACCATGACCGGCCTGGCCTTCCCCACCGACGGCGAGGTGCGCCTGCTGGGCCGCGATGTGCACTCGGACGGCTCGCGCGCCCGCGCATACCTGGGGGCGGTGGTGGAGGCTCCCGCGAAGTTCTACCCGCAGCTGACCGGCACGCAGAACCTGCAGGTGCACGCGAACCTGTCCACCATGGCGCCGGGAGGCCGCCGGATAGGGCGCGAGCGCTTGCGTGAGGTCATGGCGCTGCTGGAACTCACGCGCATGGCCGACCGCAAGGTGCAGGAGTACTCGCTGGGCCAGCGCCAGCGGCTGGGCGTGGCGAGCGCGATCCTGGCCGAGCCGAAGGTGCTGATCCTCGACGAGCCGACCAGCGGCCTGGATCCGCTGGGCATCGGCCTGATCCACCGGATCGTGACCAGCCTGGCGACCAGCGGCTGCGCGGTGATCCTCAGCACGCACCACCTGCGGGAAATCGCGACGTACGCGCATACGGTGGGCATCCTGACCGGTGGCCGGCTGGTCGATACCGTGGATCTGCGGGCCAGGCAGGCGGCGTACCGCTTCCGGGTCGATGATCCGGTCGCGGCGGCGGCCGTGCTGGAGCGCTTGCCCTTCGTGCGCAAGGTCAGTACGCGCACGCCGTACGCGATCGCGCACCTGGGCGGCGAATCCCGCGTGCCCGACGCCCTGGCTCACCTGGGTGCCGAGGGCATCCGGGTGTTCGAGGCGAGCCCGGATCATTTCGACCTGTACGAGTACTACCGCGAACGCGTGGAGCAAGCCTGA
- a CDS encoding ABC transporter permease, with translation MLTLLMLEYRKLFGARSVKLALLVTFLLPLVWAFAPRLNTLIRVNLISGWQLPAVSIGVTIQYLLPLFIALTVAEMIGSEVSQGTLAPLLLRPVDRTKVIASKLIVALTYPFLLLITTVAGSLLAGIPLGFGTFLGGTGLGPGLFVGVGQLSGGAAFAEVVRGTALAGVALMPIAALSLLYGVLYLNTAAAALATFATLILMRLLVVFPETIQRILLTSHLGVYAQQGDIAQPLILLLIYTLGFGLMSIFAFDRRDV, from the coding sequence ATGCTGACCCTGCTGATGTTGGAGTACCGCAAACTGTTTGGGGCACGCAGCGTGAAACTGGCGCTGCTGGTCACGTTCCTGCTGCCGCTGGTGTGGGCCTTCGCGCCGCGCCTGAACACCCTGATCCGCGTGAACCTGATCAGCGGGTGGCAGCTCCCGGCCGTGAGCATCGGCGTGACCATCCAGTACCTGCTGCCGCTGTTCATCGCGCTGACGGTGGCCGAGATGATCGGTTCGGAGGTCTCGCAGGGCACCCTGGCCCCGCTGCTGCTGCGGCCGGTGGACCGCACCAAGGTCATTGCCAGCAAGCTGATCGTGGCCCTGACCTACCCCTTCTTGCTGCTGATCACCACGGTCGCCGGGTCGCTGCTGGCGGGCATTCCGCTGGGCTTCGGCACCTTCCTGGGTGGCACCGGCCTGGGGCCAGGGCTGTTCGTGGGTGTGGGGCAACTGTCGGGTGGCGCGGCCTTCGCCGAGGTGGTACGCGGCACCGCCCTGGCGGGCGTGGCCCTGATGCCCATCGCGGCGCTGTCCCTGCTGTACGGCGTGCTGTACCTGAACACGGCGGCGGCGGCCCTGGCGACCTTCGCCACGCTGATCCTGATGCGCCTGCTGGTCGTGTTCCCGGAGACCATCCAGCGCATCCTGCTGACCTCCCATCTGGGCGTCTACGCGCAGCAGGGCGACATCGCGCAGCCGTTGATCCTGCTGCTGATCTACACGCTGGGCTTCGGCCTGATGAGCATCTTCGCCTTCGACCGCCGCGACGTCTGA
- a CDS encoding globin, giving the protein MTAPMNLTEGGSLYDRIGPDALAALVGAFYRRVAADADLAPIFPADLGLTAEKQVAFLTGFLGGPPLYHQRFGNPMLRARHLPHEITPRRAKAWLACMSAALADTHQIAQAEAQELYAALARVAAHMVNTPDTATER; this is encoded by the coding sequence ATGACCGCGCCCATGAACCTGACCGAGGGCGGCAGCCTGTACGACCGGATCGGGCCGGACGCCCTGGCGGCGCTGGTGGGGGCCTTCTACCGCCGGGTAGCGGCCGATGCGGATCTCGCGCCGATCTTCCCGGCCGACCTGGGCCTCACCGCCGAGAAACAGGTCGCGTTCCTGACGGGCTTCCTGGGGGGGCCGCCGCTGTACCACCAGCGCTTCGGGAACCCCATGCTGCGGGCCCGGCACCTTCCACACGAGATCACGCCCCGCCGTGCGAAGGCCTGGCTGGCGTGCATGTCGGCCGCCCTGGCCGACACCCATCAGATTGCCCAGGCCGAAGCGCAGGAACTGTACGCGGCGCTGGCGCGCGTGGCCGCCCACATGGTCAATACCCCGGACACCGCGACCGAGAGGTAA
- a CDS encoding bifunctional 3-deoxy-7-phosphoheptulonate synthase/chorismate mutase has protein sequence MTQPSIDDLRSEVDQINRELLTLLSRRGEVVAQIGHAKTQEGRPNHYDPAREDKQLKEIESLNPGPFTGAAVKAIFKEIFKASLALEESNDKKQLLVSRKVKSDDTVLDIDGVRIGGGEAPIVIAGPCSIESEEQMEQTGAFLAARGIKILRGGAYKPRSSPYGFQGMGVDGLIIGNRVAKEHGMLFITEVMDTRDVEIVAEYADILQVGARNMHNFALLREVGRARRPVLLKRGLSATIEEWLYAAEYILSEGNNEVILCERGIRTFEKWTRNTLDLSAVALAKQETHLPVIVDVTHAAGRRDLLIPLAKAALAVGADGIHVEVHPSPATALSDNEQQLDFAGYDAFAAALSSLLKVPATV, from the coding sequence ATGACCCAACCCAGTATCGATGACCTGCGCAGTGAGGTCGATCAGATCAACCGCGAGCTCCTCACCCTGCTGTCCCGCCGCGGCGAGGTCGTCGCGCAGATCGGCCACGCCAAGACCCAGGAGGGCCGCCCGAACCACTACGACCCGGCCCGGGAGGACAAGCAGCTCAAGGAAATCGAATCCCTGAACCCCGGCCCGTTCACGGGCGCGGCCGTCAAGGCGATCTTTAAGGAGATCTTCAAGGCCAGCCTAGCCCTGGAGGAATCCAACGACAAAAAGCAGCTGCTAGTCTCCCGCAAGGTCAAGAGTGACGACACCGTGCTCGACATCGACGGCGTGCGGATCGGCGGCGGTGAGGCCCCCATCGTCATCGCCGGGCCCTGCTCGATCGAGTCCGAGGAACAGATGGAGCAGACCGGGGCGTTTCTCGCGGCGCGGGGCATCAAGATCCTGCGCGGCGGTGCGTACAAGCCCCGCAGCAGCCCCTACGGCTTCCAGGGCATGGGCGTCGATGGCCTGATCATCGGCAACCGCGTCGCGAAGGAACACGGAATGCTGTTCATCACGGAAGTCATGGACACGCGGGACGTGGAGATCGTCGCGGAGTACGCCGACATCCTGCAGGTGGGCGCGCGGAACATGCACAACTTCGCCCTGCTGCGCGAGGTGGGCCGCGCCCGCCGCCCCGTGCTGCTCAAGCGCGGCCTGAGCGCCACCATCGAGGAGTGGCTGTACGCCGCCGAGTACATCCTCTCGGAGGGTAACAACGAGGTCATCCTGTGCGAGCGCGGCATCCGCACCTTCGAGAAGTGGACGCGCAACACCCTCGATCTGTCGGCGGTGGCGCTCGCCAAGCAGGAAACGCACCTGCCGGTCATCGTGGACGTCACGCACGCCGCCGGACGCCGTGACCTGCTGATCCCGCTGGCGAAGGCGGCCCTGGCGGTCGGCGCGGACGGCATTCACGTCGAGGTTCACCCCAGCCCCGCCACGGCCCTGAGCGACAACGAGCAGCAGCTCGACTTCGCCGGGTACGACGCCTTTGCCGCCGCGCTCTCCAGCCTGCTGAAGGTGCCCGCGACCGTCTGA
- a CDS encoding 2'-5' RNA ligase family protein, translating into MTTTLPAAIDGTRPLHSVVAWPPAALDTWMRRLQSELNVSGFGTPHLNLRAPFQTPLGTTELVGSLRQALRDQPAFDVRIKGWKRLPGVIFLECQPDPALLRLHDLILSVGPSTRALYDGPDYRPHLTLALGVLPWGADQLWEAVQGRIPPLGGFTVEALSLTREARGEVQELHTFPLQSMQDPAPGTSASGSAEVVPS; encoded by the coding sequence ATGACGACGACCCTGCCGGCCGCCATCGACGGAACCCGACCCCTGCATTCGGTGGTCGCGTGGCCGCCTGCGGCCCTGGACACCTGGATGCGGCGACTGCAGTCAGAACTGAACGTGTCGGGGTTCGGCACGCCCCACCTGAACCTGCGCGCTCCCTTTCAGACGCCGCTGGGTACCACGGAACTGGTCGGCAGTCTGCGCCAGGCCCTGCGGGATCAGCCTGCCTTCGACGTGCGGATCAAGGGCTGGAAACGGCTGCCCGGCGTGATCTTCCTGGAGTGCCAGCCGGATCCGGCCCTGCTGCGGCTGCATGACCTGATCCTGAGCGTGGGCCCCAGCACCCGCGCGCTCTACGACGGCCCGGACTACCGCCCACACCTGACGCTGGCCCTGGGCGTGCTGCCGTGGGGAGCCGATCAGCTGTGGGAGGCCGTCCAGGGCCGTATCCCGCCGCTGGGCGGGTTCACCGTGGAGGCCCTCAGCCTGACCCGTGAGGCGCGCGGCGAGGTGCAGGAACTGCATACCTTCCCCCTTCAGAGCATGCAGGATCCAGCTCCAGGCACGTCAGCCTCGGGCAGCGCAGAAGTCGTTCCGAGCTGA
- a CDS encoding metalloregulator ArsR/SmtB family transcription factor, whose product MSALPALGTPMPERTKSRLLELVKRHGPLTAQDLAQRLDVSVPAARRHLGDLLDQELIVCRTERPGGRGRPQHVFTLTERGEATFPKSYSTLCVDVLRHIESLFGGGAVLRVLDARNVELASRLSSELPTHLPLGERVRALAARLDEQGFDTQVEQDGDAWYLVERNCPNLTVARQYPQLCESELTLYLQVLDAPVQRDRRIACGQGVCRYRIG is encoded by the coding sequence ATGAGCGCCCTGCCCGCCCTGGGCACCCCCATGCCGGAACGCACCAAGTCCCGGCTGCTGGAACTCGTCAAACGCCACGGGCCGCTGACCGCCCAGGATCTCGCCCAGCGGCTGGACGTCAGTGTGCCCGCCGCGCGCCGCCACCTGGGCGACCTGCTGGATCAGGAACTGATCGTCTGCCGGACCGAGCGGCCCGGCGGGCGTGGTCGGCCCCAGCATGTCTTTACCCTCACCGAACGGGGTGAGGCCACCTTCCCGAAGTCCTATTCGACGCTGTGCGTGGACGTCCTGCGGCACATCGAGTCGCTGTTCGGCGGTGGCGCGGTGCTGCGCGTTCTGGACGCCCGGAATGTCGAGCTGGCGAGTCGCCTGAGCAGTGAATTGCCCACCCACCTGCCGCTGGGCGAGCGCGTGCGGGCCCTCGCGGCCCGCCTCGACGAGCAGGGCTTCGACACCCAGGTCGAGCAGGACGGCGACGCGTGGTACCTGGTGGAACGCAACTGCCCGAACCTGACGGTCGCCCGGCAGTACCCGCAGCTGTGCGAATCGGAACTCACCCTGTACCTGCAGGTGCTGGACGCGCCCGTGCAGCGCGACCGGCGGATTGCCTGTGGCCAGGGTGTGTGCCGGTACCGCATCGGCTGA
- a CDS encoding Mrp/NBP35 family ATP-binding protein: MREAVLSALGTVNDPELHRDLVSLGMIERADVDADGVAHVKVNLTTPACPLKGKIEGDVREAVQRVPGVNGVVVTFGAMVRAAAQPALPGVKHVILVGSGKGGVGKSSVAVNIAASLARDGARVGLLDADVYGPSVAHMMGQGAAKVTANTERKMQPLDAHGLKFLSMANLSPAGQALVWRGPMLHSAIQQFIKDAAWGELDYLIVDLPPGTGDVQLSLTQTVQVTGAVIVTTPQDVALIDAARAIDMFRKASVPVLGVVENMSYFVAPDTGLTYDLFGRGGSRRLGDQFPLLGEVPIDVDLRADADHGTPGVLAHPDSAASQALVQVARTLAGQISVRSLASLPDQLTVV; encoded by the coding sequence ATGCGTGAAGCCGTCCTGAGCGCCCTGGGCACCGTGAACGACCCCGAACTGCACCGTGACCTGGTGTCGCTGGGCATGATCGAGCGGGCCGATGTCGACGCCGACGGCGTGGCCCATGTGAAGGTGAACCTCACCACGCCCGCCTGCCCCCTGAAGGGCAAGATCGAGGGGGACGTGCGCGAGGCCGTGCAGCGCGTGCCCGGTGTGAATGGGGTCGTCGTGACCTTCGGCGCGATGGTGCGCGCTGCGGCCCAGCCGGCGCTGCCCGGCGTGAAGCACGTCATCCTGGTGGGCAGCGGCAAGGGCGGCGTGGGCAAGAGCAGCGTGGCCGTGAACATCGCCGCGAGCCTCGCCCGCGACGGTGCGCGCGTGGGCCTGCTCGATGCCGACGTGTACGGCCCCAGCGTGGCACACATGATGGGCCAGGGCGCCGCGAAGGTCACCGCCAACACGGAGCGCAAGATGCAGCCCCTGGACGCACACGGCCTGAAATTCCTGAGCATGGCGAACCTCTCACCCGCCGGTCAGGCGCTGGTGTGGCGCGGCCCGATGCTGCACTCGGCCATCCAGCAGTTCATCAAGGACGCCGCGTGGGGCGAGCTGGATTACCTGATCGTGGATCTGCCGCCGGGCACTGGCGACGTGCAGCTCTCCCTGACACAGACGGTGCAGGTCACGGGCGCCGTGATCGTGACCACACCGCAGGACGTCGCGCTGATCGACGCGGCGCGCGCCATCGACATGTTCCGCAAGGCCAGCGTGCCGGTGCTGGGCGTGGTGGAGAACATGAGTTACTTCGTCGCGCCCGATACCGGGCTCACCTACGACCTGTTCGGGCGGGGCGGCAGCCGCCGCCTGGGCGACCAGTTCCCGCTGCTGGGCGAGGTGCCCATCGACGTGGATCTGCGCGCCGATGCCGACCACGGCACGCCCGGTGTTCTCGCCCACCCGGACTCGGCCGCCTCGCAGGCGCTGGTGCAGGTCGCCCGTACCCTGGCCGGGCAGATCAGTGTGCGGTCGCTCGCCAGCCTGCCGGATCAGCTGACCGTCGTATGA
- a CDS encoding PEGA domain-containing protein: protein MKPIGPYVAVRDLPAGPEDGPIRTLRATDRLTGMPVLLHVLPFAPRLPELPDHPGLLPIVDGGMDGKDAYVVTELPMQATPASDPLLAAQGALAALAALHGQGQTHGGISSAQLWEVDGRVALAGAGLPWQDHPTPGRDLRDLILALEGIGILPPALTPLRRAPDELEAGEALALLNTPEGQVDAGRAVPAIPPPATTLPNREAAAPEPTSPPQPSVVVPNTAPPAPLAQPPERATATPIQNHPHDGTPIVLGGEIADDGPVATEENPPPTVIPSTPPVTPKSRKSRGVLNRGDGGREALSPPAAAPVISPPPGTDRLLDAEDASPSPPPSSENPPHMPATPTEAAIPEPVDPSPRPTTRDVSEPAPLTNTEPRPAAPLPELATPDAVMAATAGTPVPAFSSAPAGTVETPQERRRRQNEERLAQARLDAQAAAARKVERLRAEALARPPTTVQIGFTGPAASAGAVIGEDDLPDWTPPADAPAEDGSNPPARPKLTMRTVERLPESLRRAPEPEPEPEPRPSGLLPARHMAGGPIRIGWDEDDSWRVVKTVDGPPVREPRRAPRWLLPLIGLLALLALVAVVVPRLPRPGTPATTCCDVAFTLRGAAGATARLTLDTAPKGANLTPGQELGRAPGKLHLPVPGTYRLRVIAEGYAPGQLSVTVPRSQPVSINLGP, encoded by the coding sequence GTGAAGCCCATCGGCCCCTATGTGGCAGTGCGGGACCTGCCAGCTGGCCCGGAGGACGGGCCCATCCGCACGCTGCGGGCCACGGATCGCCTGACCGGGATGCCCGTGCTGTTGCACGTGCTGCCCTTCGCGCCCCGGCTGCCGGAACTGCCGGATCACCCGGGCCTGCTGCCCATCGTGGACGGCGGCATGGACGGCAAGGACGCGTACGTCGTGACCGAGCTGCCCATGCAGGCCACCCCGGCCAGCGACCCCCTGCTCGCCGCCCAGGGAGCGCTGGCCGCCCTGGCCGCGTTGCACGGGCAGGGCCAGACGCACGGGGGCATCAGCAGCGCGCAACTCTGGGAGGTCGACGGCCGCGTGGCCCTGGCCGGCGCGGGCCTGCCGTGGCAGGACCACCCCACGCCCGGACGCGACCTGCGTGACCTGATCCTCGCACTGGAAGGCATCGGGATTCTGCCACCTGCCCTGACTCCCCTGCGCCGTGCGCCCGACGAGCTGGAGGCCGGGGAGGCCCTGGCCCTGCTGAATACCCCCGAGGGGCAGGTGGATGCAGGTCGAGCCGTGCCCGCGATCCCACCACCGGCGACGACCCTGCCGAACCGTGAGGCCGCCGCCCCAGAACCGACGAGCCCACCCCAGCCGTCGGTGGTCGTCCCGAACACGGCACCCCCTGCGCCGCTCGCACAACCTCCGGAGCGGGCGACTGCCACACCCATCCAGAACCATCCGCATGACGGCACACCGATCGTGCTCGGCGGCGAGATCGCCGATGATGGGCCCGTCGCGACGGAGGAGAACCCGCCTCCCACCGTGATCCCCTCCACCCCACCCGTGACGCCGAAATCCCGTAAGTCCCGCGGCGTGCTGAACCGTGGAGACGGTGGCCGTGAGGCGCTCTCCCCTCCGGCTGCTGCTCCGGTCATCTCGCCACCTCCGGGCACGGACAGGCTGCTCGACGCCGAAGACGCCTCGCCGTCCCCTCCTCCATCCAGCGAGAACCCGCCGCACATGCCTGCGACCCCCACGGAAGCAGCGATCCCTGAACCGGTCGATCCGTCTCCCCGGCCGACCACCCGCGACGTGTCCGAACCCGCACCGCTCACCAACACCGAGCCACGGCCAGCTGCTCCGCTTCCAGAGCTGGCAACTCCAGACGCGGTGATGGCTGCCACCGCTGGCACACCCGTTCCCGCCTTCTCCAGTGCGCCGGCAGGAACGGTGGAGACCCCGCAGGAGCGGCGGCGGCGGCAGAACGAGGAACGGCTCGCACAGGCCAGGCTCGACGCGCAGGCAGCGGCGGCCCGCAAGGTGGAGCGGCTCCGGGCCGAAGCGCTGGCCCGGCCACCCACGACCGTGCAGATCGGCTTTACCGGCCCGGCCGCCAGCGCAGGGGCCGTCATCGGGGAGGATGATCTGCCCGACTGGACGCCGCCCGCCGACGCTCCAGCGGAGGATGGCAGCAACCCGCCAGCGCGGCCAAAACTGACCATGCGCACCGTGGAACGGCTGCCGGAATCGTTGCGCCGGGCGCCGGAACCCGAGCCGGAACCGGAACCCAGGCCCAGCGGCCTCCTCCCGGCCCGCCACATGGCAGGGGGCCCGATCCGGATCGGGTGGGACGAGGACGATTCCTGGCGGGTGGTGAAGACCGTGGACGGCCCGCCCGTGCGGGAACCGCGCCGCGCGCCGCGCTGGCTGCTGCCGCTGATTGGCCTGCTGGCGCTGCTGGCCCTGGTGGCGGTCGTCGTGCCGCGCCTGCCCCGACCCGGGACTCCGGCCACCACCTGCTGCGATGTGGCCTTCACGCTGCGGGGGGCGGCCGGCGCCACCGCGCGCCTCACGCTGGACACCGCGCCCAAGGGGGCGAACCTCACACCCGGTCAGGAACTGGGGCGCGCGCCGGGCAAACTCCACCTGCCGGTACCGGGCACGTACCGCCTGCGGGTGATCGCGGAAGGGTATGCACCCGGCCAGCTGAGCGTGACCGTGCCCCGGTCGCAGCCGGTCAGCATCAACCTGGGGCCCTGA